One window from the genome of Rhea pennata isolate bPtePen1 chromosome 16, bPtePen1.pri, whole genome shotgun sequence encodes:
- the EIF2S2 gene encoding eukaryotic translation initiation factor 2 subunit 2 has translation MSGDEMIFDPTMSKKKKKKKKPFMLDEEGGDTQAEETQQSETKEVEPEPAEDKDVEADEEDSRKKDATDDLDDLNFFNQKKKKKKTKKIFDIDEAEEGVKDLKIEGDVPETVEPEDDLDIMLGNKKKKKKNVKFPDEDEIMEKDEAFEDEDSKKDDGISFSLQSGPAWAGSERDYTYDELLNRVFNIMREKNPDMVAGEKRKFVMKPPQVVRVGTKKTSFVNFTDICKLLHRQPKHLLAFLLAELGTSGSIDGNNQLVIKGRFQQKQIENVLRRYIKEYVTCHTCRSPDTILQKDTRLYFLQCETCHSRCSVASIKTGFQAVTGKRAQLRAKAN, from the exons ATGATTTTCGATCCTACTAtgagcaagaagaagaagaaaaagaagaagccTTTTATGCTGGATGAAGAAGGAGGGGATACACAAGCAGAAGAGACTCAGcaatcagaaacaaaagaagttgAACCAGAGCCAGCAGAGGACAAAGATGTGGAAGCAGATGAAGAagacagcaggaagaaag atgcAACAGATGACCTGGATGATTTAAACTTCTtcaatcaaaagaaaaagaagaaaaaaacaaaaaagatatttgatATAGATGAAGCAGAAGAAGGCGTAAAG gacTTAAAAATTGAGGGAGATGTACCAGAGACAGTAGAACCTGAAGATGACCTTGATATCATGCTGGgcaataaaaagaagaagaagaagaatgtaAAGTTTCCAGATGAAGATGAAATAATGGAGAAGGATGAAG CCTTTGAAGATGAAGATAGCAAAAAAGATGATGGAATTTCTTTTAGCCTTCAGTCAGGACCTGCGTGGGCAGGCTCAGAAAGGGACTACACATATGATGAG TTGCTCAACAGAGTATTTAACATCATGCGAGAAAAGAATCCAGATATGGtagctggagaaaaaagaaaatttgtcaTGAAGCCTCCGCAGGTTGTAAGAGTAGGgaccaagaaaacatcttttgtcAACTTTACAGATATCTGCAAATT attacATCGTCAGCCAAAACATCTCCTGGCGTTTTTGTTGGCAGAATTGGGTACAAG tgGCTCAATAGATGGTAACAACCAACTTGTAATCAAAGGAAGATTCCAGCAAAAACAGATAGAAAATGTCTTGAGAAGATATATCA AGGAGTATGTCACCTGTCATACATGTCGGTCACCAGACACAATTCTACAGAAGGACACCAGATTATATTTCTTGCAGTGTGAGACCTGCCACTCTCGCTGCTCCGTCGCCAGCATCAAAACTGGTTTCCAGGCTGTCACAGGCAAGAGAGCACAGCTCCGTGCCAAAGCTAACTAG